Genomic window (Nymphaea colorata isolate Beijing-Zhang1983 chromosome 1, ASM883128v2, whole genome shotgun sequence):
AAACAGGTTTAATGTTTCTCAATGTCATTATACTGAAGGATGCTTAACACACCCATGAACAAAGCTAGACAAAGGTTGACCACATAGCAAATCAtattattgcatgtttttctaGTTTACACATAGgatgaaacaaataaatagaATTGAGGGTTTAGTGCTACGGTggatctaatatatcaaaagtTTGAAAGGTAACAGGATCTGAAAACAAGGTACCTTAGGAGGACCAGAATCCAGCCCAATACCCGATCCGACTTTCTAAGAAGGGTTCAGCATCAAGCATGAGCTGACACGTAACCCGGTTGGCTTTCCAGGCGTCGAGGCAAGCAGGGCCAGAGCACCCACCGTGGCCCCTGAGTGAGATCAGTATatcgaaattcaaattcagtGTCATGCAAATCGAAAATTGAATCGGATCTCTCGTATCTTCGATTTAGTTACGCAAACTCCTTTGAACTTCTCCAGCATTAATTTTGACTGGATTTTGGTTAGAATTCAGTCATCTTTcggtcattttttaaaaatcctaaaattgtAATCAGATAAAGGTTAAGATCTAAGAAGCTGATTGTTTTCATAATTGAGTATGTAATGAAACCAACAGGATTTGCGTTCTTCATTTGTACAATTGTAGTTGGTTCAATATGATTAACTTGTGATTCTATGAATAAATGTTCATTTAGATTATTCTAATTTCAATTACATAATACTACGAATTAGATTTAGGTCATTCATTTACACAATTGTAATTTGTATAATGAGATTAACAGCTCAATGTGTTAAAAGTTGTAATTGCATATATAGAACTACAATTGAATAATTATAATCACTTGCAATGGCGGTCTTGCACTTGCATTCAATGAGATCAACTTGTAATTCAAATGAATCTTTACAAATATGATTACAAGTTTACCTCAACAAAAAAACTATAATAGTGCAAACGAATGACCTAAATCACTTGAAATTATAGTCAATCAAATCATTTGTATTAGACTTTTTTTGGGAGACATGCCATGTTTAAGCATATAGATTTTGTTCATATCATTATATACTTAACACTTACAATCATTCAAATGAatctatataaatataattacaaGTTAACCTCATTAGACAAATTTCAATTTAACAAATAAAGAACCTAGCTTTCGAATCGAATGCAACTATTTCGGACTTTGGGCTTGGGTGTATTTTCTGGTTGTGCTTAGTAAACTTATATTACTCTTAGCTAGCATGTTAGTAAAAATTATTCCCTACGGGCGTACCTTGGTGGGTAGTCGTATGTCATGATTGGTTCATTCTCTAGTTTCTCCGTTAGTTTTTAGGAATCACAAACTGGTGCTACTAAATAAATATGATTTTCGATCCGTAGTCGAATCTTACCAATACTATTCATTATGATCCAGTTTGTGGTTTTGCATCTGAACCAGCTTcgtattttgtatttaaaaataattacttTAAAAGACTGACTTTTGGCTATAAATGTATTTAGGATCCTCGCTTTTTGATATCCGTATTACCGACTTCGCTTTTAGTGTGATTGTTGGAAAGAGAACTCTGTTCAAACTACTAACTATGTTGGAGATTTGAGAAAGTTTATAAAACTTCAGATTATCTCTTTAGTTTGAAGTATATTATCATCAGCTTATCATGTTCATATTATAACTagttaaaggaaaaaataaaattggctGCCTGTTATTTAAGAATTTGTTAGTCAAATGTGAGCCTGCATAGGAAATGAGAATATAAAATTACCGTCAAAAAGTaaacttttaaatatattttctttattagaAAGGTGAGAGAGAAGCTATATATTAAATTTGAGAGAAGCGgagaaaagggagagaaattAGGGTTTTTCTCTCTCCTGGTGGGGTTGGAGCGCGAgagtttagagagagagagagagagggagagagagaaagaaaccagaaaaatagaaaaaagcgAGAAAAATATCCGGTGTAGGAGGTGGAGCCGTGGTGCTATTTGAATCACCTCTTGGCCACCCAGAGGACGCCTCTCTTTTCTTCCCACCTCCGGCACCGTCGGCGGCTGCCATATCTCCCCCTCCCTTGCGCCCCTCTGGCACGAGTTGTGTTGCACCTGAATAGAGAGAGGAGCTAGAGGGGGAAAGAGGGGGTGATACCATCTTCACCAGTTACCAACATGGCGGCTGTGGCTCCTTCTCCGGAACGTATCCTTTTCTCTTAATAgtcttcattcattttttccccttcgATACTTTCGCTTTCTGGTTTGGGCCCTTCAGGGTTTTCTGATTCTTCTTTTATGGAATTTGTAAGAGCTTTTGCTTGATAAGTTAGCTCGTCCAGGCATCACATGATCAGTTTGTGTGCAGTTTCTGGTTGGTGgttttgtttggttttcttctttgatgTGTCTCTGTTTCTTGGGGAGGTGCTTCAGTATCATGGTTTTGCTTGGCTTTATACCGCTTTGTTAACGTTTCAAGCATTTTGGAGAAATGGTAGTTGCAAATTAGTTGCTTTTAGATTGTTTCTAGTGATAATTAAGCGTCGGTTTCCTCCTGGGGTTGGTGTTCGCTGCTAGGGTTCATGTGCATGTCTAAAAATGGTTGGTGTTGGATTTCTGTTTGCTTACtgcttttgttattttgataattttaagaATCTGTTTTCAAGTTTAGGCTAAGAGGTTTTTACCGCCCACTTGTGATGGGTTTTGGTTGTTAAGTTAGAGAACTAGAAAATAGGCTGCTTCGTCTAAGCCTAGTCAGTTGCTAGTTTCTAGTATCGACTAGATACTTCTCCTAGGTCGATAATTTTGTTAAGATAAATGCTAAAATTGACTTCATCTGCGAGCCGAGCTGTCTTTCTGCCATAATTGTTGCCTAACTTTTCCTTTGTTGTTGGAAATACTGTTACTGTTTTTGTTAAGATGGTTGTCGTGGGATATTATGTTGAGATCAGAGCACGAAACTGTGACGATTTTATTTTGGCTTCAATGGTTCCTCTCTTACTAATGCTACTGAAGAAATTGTACCCTTATAGTTTTAGAGGGTTTGGTTGACTTGTATGGCTTAGGCTTTGGATGATctattttgcttgttttcttttgtgattGAATAATTGAAATAATTATTCTGTTGCCGTTCTGTGTTTGCACTTGAAAAATTCTGATTCTTGTTCTTACGTACATTGTCCTATCCTTGTTTGAAAGTTCACGTAATTATAAGCgttttattttagatttttttgcaaaattccTGTGCTTAATATAGTTGTATAGATTAGGTTTTTTGGTCAATAACATGTCTGAAGGTTTTTGTAATTTACAGTGCCATTGGTGATTGATCCCCTTactgatttatataaaaatatatccATTTACTAAAATTGTTGTTTAGTGTTCTAGTCATCTAAATGCTGGAGACTTTGAGGTGCCTTCAATTTCACAAGCTCCTTATTTGTTCCTCTGGCATTATTTTAGGTTATCTATGACGGAGTTGGTTGATTGCACTTTATGTTGTATCCCCGTTGAGTTTTGGGTACTGATTTTCACTACAACAGctatttgttttgtattttatttgacGTTTTTTGCTTGAGTACTATGTTTCACTACAAGGATGtgatatcttttgttttttagcaAGATGCACTCTTTTCCTTGACCCTTTGTGCAGAATCTACAGAATTGCTTAAGAACTTATCGTTGGATTCACAATCGAAGGCTCCAGAGATTCCTGAGCCCACAAAGAAGGTAAATCTTTTCATCTCTAGATTGTTGTTTGTTTATTCCACAAGTTCAGATTCTTGTATAGTACTTCGTTTCTGTTGGATTACTTCATGAATTCAGttgccttttttattttctgtcagAATCAATGGTTCAGATTTATTTATTACTTGTTCTATAGCCATCTTCTGTTCGGTATGAAGCTGGTGATGTTGGAAAGGCAGTAAACTCTACCAGTAATCGTTCCACAACACCCATCCTTCAGGAATTTGCGGATCCTAACATGTTCTATGTTCCTAATGGATATGCTTCTTCTACATATTATTATGGAGGTATTTTTTTCATCTATCTCTACTTGTTTCATTTGATGGTTTATGTTACTACTGTTATCTTTCAAATCTGTTTGAATATAAGTACTGTTCTTAACTGGGCTGCTTATCTCTTAATTGTTTATTCATTGGTCCAGTGAGTGAAGGCATTGTGATttaatctacttatcttttaatTCATTAGGGTATGATGGTCCAATGAATGAGTGGGAGGATTATCCTAGATATGTCAGTCCTGATGGAGTTGAGATACCACCTCATGTAAGTTCACTTCATCGTTATCTTGTCTTGTATTTAACAAATCCTACTGCCCGTTGACTTGTAtgttaattctctctctctctgtctctctctctctctctctgtgtgtgtgtctctatCGAGTAATTACAGGGTGTTTATGGGGACTGTGGAAATATGATGTATCACCCTGGATATGGTTACCTTCCTTGTGGTGCATATTCTCCATGTTCATCAGTTCCAACTGTGGGTCCAGATGGACAGCTTTATAGTCCTCAGCCGTACCAATATGTGGCACCATACTACCAGCATCCTAGCCCACCGGTAGGCCAATTTGATGCAAGCAATCAAGCTACTGTGATCAATTCCGGCATTTCTGCATGCACTGCAGCTGACTTGGGAACAGTACCTATTGAACCTGTTAATGGGGCTTCTAAAAATTTAGCAAATGACAATGCAAATGGGAGTCATGGATCACAGCCGTCCAGGCCAAGCAATCAGTCATCACCTGCAGTCAATTCAAATGGTGCATGTGGGAAGGGTACTTTGCCAAGCATTCAAGATCCTCACTCTAATTCTCAAGGGCAACGATCAGTTTGGGTGGCTAGACCTGTGTTGTCTAATGGGCAGCATGGACCTGTGGCTAGTGCCCCATTGTCTTCTCCAGTTTCTCAGCCTACAGGATCTAGAAACCAGAATGTTCGGTCCCCTCCTCATCTGATGGTATAGCAATTGAATTTTTGTCCTTCTCTTTAATTGTAATTAAGtgcattttaatcattttgctCTCAGATATATTTCTATGAGACATCGGGAAACAAGCATGCTTGTTACCCAAAGGTAACGGTGTTAATGGGAGAGAGGTCCAATTAAGTATCTTTGGTTGGTTATATGGAGTTCGATAAGTAGATGGGCTAGATATGGATTTGGGATTACAGTGGGCACTGATGACTGATCGGACCCAAGTTTCAAATAAaatctgtaatttttttaacatgattTTTTCTGCGGGAATAACATGCACATTTAAAAGCATAAAAAGTGCCAATTTGTTCTGTATGGACCAGAAGTTCATATCCTTCTGTGACTGCTGGGTTGGTTTCCACCAGttcatgtttcttttccttttttcagggAATGCATCCTTCTAGGCCGAATCCTGTTATGGCACCTGCTTCTGCCTTTATGAACAGGATATATCCAAACAACAGAGTGTACAATCATGACACAGGTGCTTCGAGGCTTCCTTATGGTTATGGCTCAAATGGGTACGACTCCAGAGCACATTGGCATGGCTGGATGCCTGTTGATAGTAAATACAAGCCTCGAGGACGTGGTAATGGATATCTCTATTATAGCAATGAAAACATAGATGCATTGAATGAGCAGAACAAGGGACCCAGAGCTGCTAGATATAAGAACCAAAGAGGTTTCCTTTCAGGTGTCACATTGGCAGCGAAGGGTCAGACTCTAAACGAGAAGTCAGAGGATTCCTACAAGGCTCCAGAGAGAGAACAGTACAACCATCCAGAGTTTGTTACCAAGTATACAGatgcaaaattttttgttatcaagTCATATAGTGAGGATGATATTCACAAGAGCATAAAATACAATGTCTGGGCCAGTACTCCAAATGGTAACAAAAAGCTTGATGCTGCTTATCGAGAGGCCAGTGAGAAAGCCAGTGCTTGTCCTGTCTTCTTATTGTTCTCTGTGAGTACAATATTCTTTATAACTCTCCCCAAATCTGTTCTTTGCAGATGGTACCCTTCGTGGTTTGTCTTGCTGAGCATGATTCTGTGCTGTGCTGCAGGTGAACACAAGTGGGCAATTCTGTGGCCTTGCAGAAATGGTTGGTCCAGTTGATTTCAACAAAAATCTAGACTATTGGCAGCAAGACAAATGGAATGGTTGTTTTCCTGTCAAGTGGCATATTGTAAAGGACATCCCTAACAGTTTACTGAAACACATTATTCTGGAGAACAATGATAACAAGCCTGTGACAAACAGCAGAGACACTCAGGAGGTAGATCTGTACTTTGAAAATGACCAacctacaatttttttcataacgGCTCATCCTGTTTAAGAATTTGTGGGTTTCTGATTCTGCTGAATCTGTTACTGTTGTATAGCAGTGgcaaaaaatgtgatttttgacTCCTGCATTTGTACAGGTGAAACTTGAGCAGGGGCTTGAGATTCTAAAAatatgcaaagaacatgcctCCAAGACTTGTATGTTAGATGACTTTGGATTTTATGAGAACCGACAGAGACAAATGCAGGAAAGCAGAGGAAAGTTGAAGCAGATTCAGAAGCCGGTATAGTTTTCTCCCTCAGGTTGCTAATTTCTTTTTCGAGGGTCAAGGGATCTGATGCCCTCCAATCTGCATACGTTTTCTGAGTGTGCTCTTTCCTATGCCACACTGGCTATTTATTCTCACCAAGGGCATGCACTGTGGGCTGGGTCATTGATGAATGTGTCAAACGTTTACTCGTTGATGATGGTATATAATTGCAGCACCGCCACCTTTCCAAATTTCAGAAAGTTTATCTGTCTGCTGTTTGGTAGTTCGGTCTGGTTCTGCTAGATTTGACATGTTCCTGTCTTTCAGATATGGGACGAGAAGGTAAATACCTGTTCTGCTGAGAACAAGGATGGGACAAAATCAAAATCCTTGAAGCCTATTGAGCCAGTGGTGATTCTTCAGAAGGAAACAGCCCAGGTTCTTGGAGAGGCAAAATCATCAGTAGAAAACGGCTTGGCTACAGGAGCTGGAGATGTCGCAAAGAATGCTAAACCAGCGACTAATAAGAGGGTAGCAAATGGAGTTTCCAGGGTCTGAATCTTTATTACTACAGGAGCTGCATTTTCCATGTAATTTATGAGTTTCTATAGCCACAGAGAAGTTCAGAAAATTTTTGCTGTTTTGGGTAGTGTACCTCTCACTCTTCGGCTGAGGAGATCTGGAGATGCAAAGCTCTTCAAGTAATAAAAAGTAGATTGAACCccacaaagaaaagaagtatTAATTTGTGGGTATGCCAATACAAATTCATTATTGCTCTCCGTGTTTCATAGCTGGTCGGTCAGACAGGGGATCCAAGACGAGACACGTCTCCTATTTGATTCGCATTAGTGCTACTATACCTTACTCCCTTAAAACATTATTCCCTTAAAGCATAAGATAGATGGAGGAGAACCCTTCTCTCATGATCTTCCAGGATTGTATCCCAGCACCGCTCAGTAGCAGTTATTTAATATCCACACAATGCCTAGCTGTGATTTCATTTCTTACTAATAAAGAGTTGAAAATGATTGACAACtactttgaaaaatcaaaaggttCTTCCAAATATGTCCTGGTGTTTGGAATTTCATAGATTAGAAGCATAATGGCTTTGCTACTATTTTTTGCCTTCGAATGCAAAAGTCATCAGACGAAGTCACACATCTGCTTTAGATGCCCAAATTATTCCAGATCAGGCGCTTAGAATGGTCACGATATGGAGAATAAACAAATTAATccgagaaagagaaagaacagtGACGTTGAGGCCCTTTTTTGGAGACTATCCTAAAAAATTGAGATGGAATTGCGGCTCACTGGAAAATATACAGTTTAAAATTCCCTTAAATTTTATGTACTGGCGTAACTTTAACGTCAGTACCGAGATTCAAATTATCAATGTTCTTGGGATTTGGCTTTTATGAACATATATTTGGTAGTGTAAAGAAATCGACAAACTAATAAAGTCGGAAAATGACCAGTTTCACTAGGGTACACGTAGTATATGCGGCGGCATCCTCCAAACTCTTTTCCCTTATCTTTCTCCTTtccatgcaatttttttttttatttatcttcaCCATTACGCCTCAAATGATGCCATCAGTGTTTTCTGGCCTGTGAAATAGTGAAATAGTAGGTCTGGACGAAACAAAATGCCAAATCTTGAGTATgcaataaaaatggttttaattAAAAGgcagattaaagaaaataataaacttCAAACATCATACcataaatcaaaatatgattagTGCAATCGACACCCAGGTGGGTTAACCCTTCTTGGTTTCGTTTCCTTCCTTCTCCGAAACCCATCAACTTCAGTATCATCACCTCTATTTTCTTCACGTCAATTGGAGCATATCATGGAGCATATCATAGCTGGTCGAGCCAGTGAAAGTCTACTACTTTATAATGCAAACTTTGAACTGCAAACTGATGCTACACTACACTCTAATTGACAGGTATCCCATACTTGAAGCAGAACACTTTAATTGACAGGTATCCCATACTTAAGCAGACCTGAAccccaaaaccaaaatttctgTTAATCCACGTGATTTAGTTTGCCTTCATCTTCGTCCCCCACCTCGCCCTTGCCGTGCACCACACATAGTCTGGCTTAAGATGTGGTCGTTCCTAGTCTACCATCTCCTTCCTCCCCTTCGACTAGTCACAATGATGCTCCACTCTCTACCCGGCCTTCCTCTGACTACTAGATCCACATATGGTATAGTTAAACCCCAATTCAAACCACCTTCTCACTTTCCAAATTCCTCCCGAACCTAAGAATTGTGCCATCACCCTCCAGCTTCCAGAATGGCGGAAAGCTGTGGAAATTGAAATGGAGGCTGTTCGGAACAATTAAACTTGGACCTTTGGTTACTCGATGGACAACCTACTATGCAAGTCCAATGGACAGTTACTCCTATCCCAAGGTGGACTTTTTTGTGACATAAGTTTTACCTAACTGGCAAATATTTGGTAGTGTACTCTCTTACTCTCACTTGTGATTGGCCTCTATGACAACTAGAAGTCAAAAATGTCTCTGAATGGCCATCTTtctaaaatagtttttatagaACAATTACTTAGTTTGAAGGATTTACATTCAAATTTTAATGAAACAAACCTCATGTACGTCAGTAAAagtatcaaaattttggtggcaTGAATTTCACACCAGCAAAAACAGATTTTCATTGACGCCTCGCTTCTCACATATTTAAAACGTCAGTAAGAGCATCCGTGAGACTAATTTTTAGTGACGTTCATCATACAACGTTGATAAAAATTTTAGTGATATCTTGGATGGAAGGGAATTGAGAATTCGGTGGAACGCAAAGTTGGAAATGAAGAATGTGTGAGGGCTTGGATTGATCGGTGGGGTTTGTGTGTGCAGTCAAAGGTCTTGATAGGAGATGAATTTGGGGCTATATGGTGAGTGAGCATGCTGGTGGAAGCCAAGGGAAGATATGACCAAGGTCTACCCATCATGGTGCAAAGAGGCCTAGTCGATACTAGAGGGATGTTTTAAGGTGGAGTGGGAATGGGGTTAATTTGATTGATTCTAGCTCCATATGACAGAGATGTAGAAGAGATAATAGAAAAGGCTTGGAAGAAGGTGATGAGGAGGCATGAGGTTCTAGCAAGATCTTACTGGTTTGTATTCCTTGCATGTGGAAAAAAGGCTTCTCACACTCGATGGACTAAAAAGTTTCGGAACTTGGCTAGCAAATTAGTGCTCCCTCTATGGTATCGAGGAGGAGATTCAGAACCATCTTTTCATGGAGTGCAGGGTGGCACAGGTGTGGAGTTGGATCGTAAGAAGGTTTGGTGGAAAGCGCATCCCGTGATAAAAGGAGTTATGGAAGAATTGAAAGCTAAGGTCAGAGTAGCTGTTAAATGACTGAAAATGTGCGGACCATATGCTTCCATATAGTCATTTGGAAGATACGTAGGCAAAAAATATGGTAATAGGAATGTTGGTAGGGAGTGAGCGGGTGGTTTGAAAGGGAGGTTCCATATTCTAAGTTTCCAAGCTCAGAAATGGGAGGAGGAGGATAAGATGCTGGTGGGCATGTGGCTGAAACGGGGTTGGTGTGCAGCAAGAAGGAGATTGGAGAACTCGTTGGTGAGGAGTTTTTCGTTCTGTCAATTCGAAGTGGGGAAAGGAAATTGACAGTGGCAGTAAAGATGGAAAAGAATAGTCAGGAAGGTTGGATGGAGGAGAGAGTTGAGGAGGAAATGGAGCTGCTGAAAATAGGTGTATGCAGGACTAGTGACGGTGCAG
Coding sequences:
- the LOC116246070 gene encoding YTH domain-containing protein ECT4-like isoform X1, which translates into the protein MAAVAPSPEQSTELLKNLSLDSQSKAPEIPEPTKKPSSVRYEAGDVGKAVNSTSNRSTTPILQEFADPNMFYVPNGYASSTYYYGGYDGPMNEWEDYPRYVSPDGVEIPPHGVYGDCGNMMYHPGYGYLPCGAYSPCSSVPTVGPDGQLYSPQPYQYVAPYYQHPSPPVGQFDASNQATVINSGISACTAADLGTVPIEPVNGASKNLANDNANGSHGSQPSRPSNQSSPAVNSNGACGKGTLPSIQDPHSNSQGQRSVWVARPVLSNGQHGPVASAPLSSPVSQPTGSRNQNVRSPPHLMGMHPSRPNPVMAPASAFMNRIYPNNRVYNHDTGASRLPYGYGSNGYDSRAHWHGWMPVDSKYKPRGRGNGYLYYSNENIDALNEQNKGPRAARYKNQRGFLSGVTLAAKGQTLNEKSEDSYKAPEREQYNHPEFVTKYTDAKFFVIKSYSEDDIHKSIKYNVWASTPNGNKKLDAAYREASEKASACPVFLLFSVNTSGQFCGLAEMVGPVDFNKNLDYWQQDKWNGCFPVKWHIVKDIPNSLLKHIILENNDNKPVTNSRDTQEVKLEQGLEILKICKEHASKTCMLDDFGFYENRQRQMQESRGKLKQIQKPIWDEKVNTCSAENKDGTKSKSLKPIEPVVILQKETAQVLGEAKSSVENGLATGAGDVAKNAKPATNKRVANGVSRV
- the LOC116246070 gene encoding YTH domain-containing protein ECT2-like isoform X2; protein product: MFYVPNGYASSTYYYGGYDGPMNEWEDYPRYVSPDGVEIPPHGVYGDCGNMMYHPGYGYLPCGAYSPCSSVPTVGPDGQLYSPQPYQYVAPYYQHPSPPVGQFDASNQATVINSGISACTAADLGTVPIEPVNGASKNLANDNANGSHGSQPSRPSNQSSPAVNSNGACGKGTLPSIQDPHSNSQGQRSVWVARPVLSNGQHGPVASAPLSSPVSQPTGSRNQNVRSPPHLMGMHPSRPNPVMAPASAFMNRIYPNNRVYNHDTGASRLPYGYGSNGYDSRAHWHGWMPVDSKYKPRGRGNGYLYYSNENIDALNEQNKGPRAARYKNQRGFLSGVTLAAKGQTLNEKSEDSYKAPEREQYNHPEFVTKYTDAKFFVIKSYSEDDIHKSIKYNVWASTPNGNKKLDAAYREASEKASACPVFLLFSVNTSGQFCGLAEMVGPVDFNKNLDYWQQDKWNGCFPVKWHIVKDIPNSLLKHIILENNDNKPVTNSRDTQEVKLEQGLEILKICKEHASKTCMLDDFGFYENRQRQMQESRGKLKQIQKPIWDEKVNTCSAENKDGTKSKSLKPIEPVVILQKETAQVLGEAKSSVENGLATGAGDVAKNAKPATNKRVANGVSRV